TTGTTTTCCATATCACCAAAAAAAAAATATGGCGGAAAGGGTAGAAACATCTGTTCCAGAAGGAGAGAACACGATAGAAGAAAGACATGTAGGAGCTATGTGGGAACTAGAGCAGAAGCTTGATCAACCCATGGATGAAGAAGCTACTAAGCTCAACACCACGCACAGAGATAAGGTCAATACTTTCACATATATAGACTTTGAGAAATGAAGAAAGTTTAGTTAAAGAAAAAAAAAACAAATTTGCGTTTTTTTATAGAACAAGTTGTCGATGTTGATGCTACTGAGACTATCATTCCAAAGTCTAGGCATAGTTTACGGAGATTTAGGGACTTCACCACTGTATGTGTTCTACAATACATTCCCTGATGGGATTGAAGATAGTGAAGATGTAATCGGAGCTCTTTCTTTGATCATTTACTCTCTTTTGCTTGTTCCTCTCATCAAGTATGTCTTCATTGTCTGCAAAGCTAATGACAATGGTCAAGGTAAAAGCTTAAACTAACCTTGTTTTAACCAAAACCGGTTTAGTTTATAGTTAATGTTTGTCTGCAGGTGGGACTTTAGCTATATACTCGTTACTTTGTAGACATGCTAAAGTGAGTCTAATCCCGAATCACCAGCGCAGCGATGAGAATCTCACTACTTATAGTCGAACTCTACTCCCTGAAGGGTCTTTCTCTGCTAAAACAAAGAAGTGGTTAGAGGGTAAACATTGGAGGAAGAGAGCTCTTCTTGTCATTGTTCTTCTCGGGACTTGTATGACCATTGGTGATGGTATCTTAACCCCTGCCATCTCCGGTAAAACCACCTTCTTCATCTTTCTTTCTTCAGCTTAACCGAAACTTTTTAACTTGCAAAACCTTTTTTTTTTATTACAGTTCTTTCAGCTACTGGTGGGATCAAAGTCAACAATCCAAAGATGAGCAGCGGTAAAATATCTTATATAAATATAAAATATATAAAATAAATCAATAATTCGTTTAACTCTTAGCCAATAATCCACCTAGTCGGTAATCCTCTGCAAATTATCGATTTTTTGCGCATTGCTTATGTCAACTCAAGTTTCAGACCGGTTTAGTCTTAACTCACTTGCTATGTTCCTTTTTTTTTTTTTTGCAGACATCGTTGTCCTTGTGGCTATCGTCATCTTAATAGGACTATTCAGTATGCAACACTACGGTACACACAAAGTAGGCTGGCTCTTTGCACCTATCGTCTTCATTTGGTTCCTCTTCATCGGAGCCACTGGTATATACAACATATGCAAACACGACACAAGCGTTTTAAAAGCGTTTTCACCAACATACATCTACTTGTACTTCAAAAGACGAGGACGTGATGGTTGGATCTCTCTCGGTGGCATTCTCCTCAGCATTACAGGCACAGAGGCACTATACGCAGACATTGCTTTCTTCCCGTTACTAGCGATACAGCTCGCTTTCACATTTTTCGTCTTCCCTTGTCTTCTTCTAGCATACTGTGGACAAGCTGCATATCTTGTGAACAACAAAGATCATTACCAAGATGCTTTCTATGCATCTATCCCTGGTCTGTCCTTTGTGCATGATCTTTTTAGATTTTTTACAGAACACTCAAAAACTCTCTTTTGGTTTTGAAATGTCTACAGATACTGTGTATTGGCCTATGTTTATAGCGGCGACAGGAGCTGCAATCGTTGGGAGCCAAGCTACAATCTCAGGGACTTATTCTATAGTCAAGCAGGCTGTGTCTCATGGTTGTTTTCCACGTGTTAAGATTGTTCACACTTCTAAGAAGTTCTTTGGTCAGATCTATTGCCCCGATATTAACTGGATACTGATGATTGGCTGCATCGCCGTCACCGCTAGTTTCAAGAATCAGAGCCAAATCGGAAATGCATACGGTAAGGTTGTAGTGGTTAACATTTTACCAGAGGTCACTAACTCAACTGGAAAGGACTCTGAACATTGTGTCTGAGGTCTTCAGTTCGATTGACCGCTGAAACAAAACTAATATTACATTGGTTTCGGGCCTTGGGGGTTTACGGGCTTCGGCCCGAACTTCCTTGTATTAAAAAAAGAAAAAAGATGTTAACATTTTGGTAGCATTCCTAACAAAACTGAAACTGTATGTTCATCTGTTTGGTCTTATTAGGAACTGCTGTTGTGCTGGTGATGCTTATGACCACGTTGCTGATGGTGCTGATCATGCTCCTTGTGTGGAGGTGCCACTGGAGCCTTGTCCTTATATTCGCCGTCCTCTCACTGGTAGTGGAGCTTTCTTACTTCTCGGCAGTGATCTTTAAGTTTATTGAAGGAGGATGGGTTCCACTCATCATAGCAGCCATCTCTCTTCTTGTAATGTCTGTTTGGCATTATGCAACGGTCAAGAAGTATGAGTTTGAAGTTCACAGTAAAGTTTCAATGAGTTGGATACTTGGTCTTGGTCCTAGCCTCGGTCTTGTCCGTGTCCCTGGGATAGGATTAGTCTACACGGAGTTAGCTAGAGGTGTCCCTCACATCTTCTCTCATTTCATCACTAACTTGCCTGCGATTCACTCGGTTGTAGTCTTTGTCTGCGTCAAGTACCTTCCTGTTTACACCGTCCCTGAAGAAGAGAGGTTTCTTGTCAAGAGAATCGGACCAAAGACATTCAGAATGTTCCGTTGCGTAGCTAGGTACTATCCTAGTAGTCCTTTAATCTTCTCTGTTCTTTAGACAAGAGTTTTAATAAACTGTTTTAATAGGTATGGTTACAAAGATCTGCATAGGAAAGACGATGATTTCGAAACCAAACTGTTCAATAAGCTCTTATCATTCGTCCATATCGAAACAATGATGGAGCCAGGTGCAAACTCAAGCACGTACAGCAGCGCATACTCAGTCAACCAAACACAAGACGCCACAGATGCATTAGTCCATATCAACAACAACAACAACCACAACAGCAACAACAACAATGAGAACAATGAAAACAACAACATGGATATGTTCTCATCGATGGTGGACTACACGGTATCGACTTTAGACACCATAGTTCCCGTTGATTCGCCGCATAGCAGGATGAGTTTCAGGCATAGCAACACTATAGAAGAAGAAGAGGAGGATGAGTTGGAGTTTTTGAAGACTTGTAAAGAGTCAGGGGTTGTTCATATAATGGGAAACACTGTGGTGAAAGCAAGAAGTGGAGCAGGGCTTCCCAAAAAGATTGCGATTGATTATGTTTATGCGTTTCTTGCTAAGGTTTGTAGAGAGAATAGTGTTATCTTACATGTTCCTCATGAAACCCTTTTGAACGTTGGACAAGTCTTTTATGTTTAGTTTTGTTCTCTTATTTTTTTGTAAGACAGTTTCAGATAAAATGGAATCAAAGGATACCAATTTAAAGGTTATAGTTATACAACAGAATCTGTTATTACTGGCCTTGATCACATAAACTTTCTCTATCAATTTGAATCTGTTACATGTATTAAAAGTCTTGACGCAATGCCAAGAAACAACCATTATAAAGAGATCTGGTCATACTTGGTGTGAAATTCTATAAATGAGGCCATACTGATGTTGATGCAACCTTTTATATTCAATGAGAAAGAGTAACTTTATTGATACAAATTCTATGAAATATATATTAATATTTGATAAATTATAAATTTAAAAAATAGTTATTTAGAGAGCCGGAAACATAAAATATAAGGGGGTTTTAACGCGTGGATCCCACCCGAGAGGCAAAAATCGGTAACAAAAGATATGAAATAAGGATTGATAATCCGTGGGTTATTGATATTAGGAGTTTTCAAGGCTCGTAAGACAAATGTTGTAGTATAAATGATTGTCGAACCAGTTCTGAGGGATATCAAAGCACCGAGAATGCAAGTACACACTTAATCTAAGTGCAACCAATGATTTAGATGAGTTTTAAACTACTACTAATACTAGAAAGCAATTACAGAATGATACTTTCTTGACTAAGGGAAAAGAGAACTCATGGGCATAGGGATTAGACCTTGGGTGATCAAGTTTCGAACTAAGGATGACAAACGATCAATCAAACTATCAACCTTAAGCTTAGACACAATNNNNNNNNNNNNNNNNNNNNNNNNNNNNNNNNNNNNNNNNNNNNNNNNNNNNNNNNNNNNNNNNNNNNNNNNNNNNNNNNNNNNNNNNNNNNNNNNNNNNNNNNNNNNNNNNNNNNNNNNNNNNNNNNNNNNNNNNNNNNNNNNNNNNNNNNNNNNNNNNNNNNNNNNNNNNNNNNNNNNNNNNNNNNNNNNNNNNNNNNNNNNNNNNNNNNNNNNNNNNNNNNNNNNNNNNNNNNNNNNNNNNNNNNNNNNNNNNNNNNNNNNNNNNNNNNNNNNNNNNNNNNNNNNNNNNNNNNNNNNNNNNNNNNNNNNNNNNNNNNNNNNNNNNNNNNNNNNNNNNNNNNNNNNNNNNNNNNNNNNNNNNNNNNNNNNNNNNNNNNNNNNNNNNNNNNNNNNNNNNNNNNNNNNNNNNNNNNNNNNNNNNNNNNNNNNNNNNNNNNNNNNNNNNNNNNNNNNNNNNNNNNNNNNNNNNNNNNNNNNNNNNNNNNNNNNNNNNNNNNNNNNNNNNNNNNNNNNNNNNNNNNNNNNNNNNNNNNNNNNNNNNNNNNNNNNNNNNNNNNNNNNNNNNNNNNNNNNNNNNNNNNNNNNNNNNNNNNNNNNNNNNNNNNNNNNNNNNNNNNNNNNNNNNNNNNNNNNNNNNNNNNNNNNNNNNNNNNNNNNNNNNNNNNNNNNNNNNNNNNNNNNNNNNNNNNNNNNNNNNNNNNNNNNNNNNNNNNNNNNNNNNNNNNNNNNNNNNNNNNNNNNNNNNNNNNNNNNNNNNNNNNNNNNNNNNNNNNNNNNNNNNNNNNNNNNNNNNNNNNNNNNNNNNNNNNNNNNNNNNNNNNNNNNNNNNNNNNNNNNNNNNNNNNNNNNNNNNNNNNNNNNNNNNNNNNNNNNNNNNNNNNNNNNNNNNNNNNNNNNNNNNNNNNNNNNNNNNNNNNNNNNNNNNNNNNNNNNNNNNNNNNNNNNNNNNNNNNNNNNNNNNNNNNNNNNNNNNNNNNNNNNNNNNNNNNNNNNNNNNNNNNNNNNNNNNNNNNNNNNNNNNNNNNNNNNNNNNNNNNNNNNNNNNNNNNNNNNNNNNNNNNNNNNNNNNNNNNNNNNNNNNNNNNNNNNNNNNNNNNNNNNNNNNNNNNNNNNNNNNNNNNNNNNNNNNNNNNNNNNNNNNNNNNNNNNNNNNNNNNNNNNNNNNNNNNNNNNNNNNNNNNNNNNNNNNNNNNNNNNNNNNNNNNNNNNNNNNNNNNNNNNNNNNNNNNNNNNNNNNNNNNNNNNNNNNNNNNNNNNNNNNNNNNNNNNNNNNNNNNNNNNNNNNNNNNNNNNNNNNNNNNNNNNNNNNNNNNNNNNNNNNNNNNNNNNNNNNNNNNNNNNNNNNNNNNNNNNNNNNNNNNNNNNNNNNNNNNNNNNNNNNNNNNNNNNNNNNNNNNNNNNNNNNNNNNNNNNNNNNNNNNNNNNNNNNNNNNNNNNNNNNNNNNNNNNNNNNNNNNNNNNNNNNNNNNNNNNNNNNNNNNNNNNNNNNNNNNNNNNNNNNNNNNNNNNNNNNNNNNNNNNNNNNNNNNNNNNNNNNNNNNNNNNNNNNNNNNNNNNNNNNNNNNNNNNNNNNNNNNNNNNNNNNNNNNNNNNNNNNNNNNNNNNNNNNNNNNNNNNNNNNNNNNNNNNNNNNNNNNNNNNNNNNNNNNNNNNNNNNNNNNNNNNNNNNNNNNNNNNNNNNNNNNNNNNNNNNNNNNNNNNNNNNNNNNNNNNNNNNNNNNNNNNNNNNNNNNNNNNNNNNNNNNNNNNNNNNNNNNNNNNNNNNNNNNNNNNNNNNNNNNNNNNNNNNNNNNNNNNNNNNNNNNNNNNNNNNNNNNNNNNNNNNNNNNNNNNNNNNNNNNNNNNNNNNNNNNNNNNNNNNNNNNNNNNNNNNNNNNNNNNNNNNNNNNNNNNNNNNNNNNNNNNNNNNNNNNNNNNNNNNNNNNNNNNNNNNNNNNNNNNNNNNNNNNNNNNNNNNNNNNNNNNNNNNNNNNNNNNNNNNNNNNNNNNNNNNNNNNNNNNNNNNNNNNNNNNNNNNNNNNNNNNNNNNNNNNNNNNNNNNNNNNNNNNNNNNNNNNNNNNNNNNNNNNNNNNNNNNNNNNNNNNNNNNNNNNNNNNNNNNNNNNNNNNNNNNNNNNNNNNNNNNNNNNNNNNNNNNNNNNNNNNNNNNNNNNNNNNNNNNNNNNNNNNNNNNNNNNNNNNNNNNNNNNNNNNNNNNNNNNNNNNNNNNNNNNNNNNNNNNNNNNNNNNNNNNNNNNNNNNNNNNNNNNNNNNNNNNNNNNNNNNNNNNNNNNNNNNNNNNNNNNNNNNNNNNNNNNNNNNNNNNNNNNNNNNNNNNNNNNNNNNNNNNNNNNNNNNNNNNNNNNNNNNNNNNNNNNNNNNNNNNNNNNNNNNNNNNNNNNN
This sequence is a window from Brassica oleracea var. oleracea cultivar TO1000 chromosome C1, BOL, whole genome shotgun sequence. Protein-coding genes within it:
- the LOC106305888 gene encoding potassium transporter 9, with translation MAERVETSVPEGENTIEERHVGAMWELEQKLDQPMDEEATKLNTTHRDKNKLSMLMLLRLSFQSLGIVYGDLGTSPLYVFYNTFPDGIEDSEDVIGALSLIIYSLLLVPLIKYVFIVCKANDNGQGGTLAIYSLLCRHAKVSLIPNHQRSDENLTTYSRTLLPEGSFSAKTKKWLEGKHWRKRALLVIVLLGTCMTIGDGILTPAISVLSATGGIKVNNPKMSSDIVVLVAIVILIGLFSMQHYGTHKVGWLFAPIVFIWFLFIGATGIYNICKHDTSVLKAFSPTYIYLYFKRRGRDGWISLGGILLSITGTEALYADIAFFPLLAIQLAFTFFVFPCLLLAYCGQAAYLVNNKDHYQDAFYASIPDTVYWPMFIAATGAAIVGSQATISGTYSIVKQAVSHGCFPRVKIVHTSKKFFGQIYCPDINWILMIGCIAVTASFKNQSQIGNAYGTAVVLVMLMTTLLMVLIMLLVWRCHWSLVLIFAVLSLVVELSYFSAVIFKFIEGGWVPLIIAAISLLVMSVWHYATVKKYEFEVHSKVSMSWILGLGPSLGLVRVPGIGLVYTELARGVPHIFSHFITNLPAIHSVVVFVCVKYLPVYTVPEEERFLVKRIGPKTFRMFRCVARYGYKDLHRKDDDFETKLFNKLLSFVHIETMMEPGANSSTYSSAYSVNQTQDATDALVHINNNNNHNSNNNNENNENNNMDMFSSMVDYTVSTLDTIVPVDSPHSRMSFRHSNTIEEEEEDELEFLKTCKESGVVHIMGNTVVKARSGAGLPKKIAIDYVYAFLAKVCRENSVILHVPHETLLNVGQVFYV